A portion of the uncultured Methanobrevibacter sp. genome contains these proteins:
- a CDS encoding ABC transporter permease, whose amino-acid sequence MIRKNKKTDDKRQWFLYPANLRTKTLVIIVLSALIIVSVFVSGYFIRDIPTSFVNANQMPSLEHLFGTDWMGRDMFQRTVAGLGLSLMVGFIASVVSTFISIVLGLFSSFNRFADETVAGIIDLFGSIPHILLIILVSIMFGGGVLGVVMGVGLTHWTPLARVLRSEVKEIRTKEYVHLAENLGKSKVWIATKHILPLVVSQIIVGVILMFPHAIMHEAAITFLGFGLPPHEPAIGVILAESMHYLSSGYWWLAFYPGLSLLIVVLLFDLIGENVEKLLNPETAHE is encoded by the coding sequence GTGATTAGAAAAAATAAAAAAACTGATGATAAAAGGCAGTGGTTTTTATATCCTGCAAATCTCAGAACAAAAACTCTCGTAATCATTGTTCTTTCTGCGCTGATTATTGTATCGGTATTTGTGTCAGGTTATTTCATTCGTGATATTCCTACAAGTTTTGTAAATGCAAACCAAATGCCTTCACTAGAGCATCTTTTTGGTACTGACTGGATGGGAAGAGATATGTTTCAGCGAACGGTTGCAGGTCTTGGATTAAGTTTAATGGTAGGTTTTATTGCATCTGTTGTAAGTACATTTATTTCTATAGTTCTTGGATTGTTTTCAAGTTTCAACAGATTTGCAGATGAAACCGTTGCAGGAATCATCGATTTATTTGGATCAATACCTCATATTCTTTTAATCATTCTTGTATCTATAATGTTTGGTGGTGGAGTATTGGGTGTTGTAATGGGTGTCGGTTTAACTCATTGGACTCCTCTAGCAAGAGTTTTAAGGTCAGAAGTTAAAGAAATCAGAACCAAAGAATATGTGCATCTGGCAGAAAACCTTGGAAAATCTAAAGTTTGGATTGCTACAAAACACATTTTACCGTTGGTTGTTTCCCAAATTATTGTAGGTGTTATCTTGATGTTCCCTCATGCAATTATGCATGAAGCAGCAATAACATTTTTAGGATTTGGTTTGCCTCCTCATGAACCTGCAATCGGAGTCATTTTAGCTGAATCAATGCACTACTTATCATCAGGTTATTGGTGGTTGGCGTTTTACCCTGGATTGTCATTACTGATTGTTGTGCTATTATTTGATTTGATAGGGGAGAATGTCGAAAAATTGCTCAATCCTGAAACTGCTCATGAATAA
- a CDS encoding ABC transporter ATP-binding protein — MELKATNISFKYPSAKNYLLKDINLELNNKKIMGLIGDSGSGKSTLCKILSGYVTKYEGNVTFDGNPLPKKGFKPVQLIYQHPEKVMNPKWKMEQVLKESWDVPDEFLEEFGIQKTWLTRFPQELSGGELQRFSVLRSLNPDTKFLIADEMTTMLDAITQVQILESVLKIVKERKMGFLLVSHDMDLVETICDDKIYLKDINRN; from the coding sequence ATGGAACTTAAAGCAACAAACATCTCATTCAAATACCCATCTGCTAAAAATTACTTATTGAAAGACATCAATCTCGAGTTGAATAATAAAAAAATCATGGGTTTGATTGGAGATAGCGGAAGCGGAAAATCAACATTATGCAAAATTCTTTCAGGATATGTTACAAAATATGAAGGAAACGTGACTTTTGACGGAAACCCTCTTCCAAAAAAGGGATTTAAACCAGTGCAATTAATTTATCAGCACCCTGAAAAAGTAATGAATCCGAAATGGAAAATGGAGCAAGTATTAAAAGAATCCTGGGATGTACCGGATGAGTTTTTAGAAGAATTCGGTATTCAAAAAACATGGTTAACAAGATTTCCACAGGAATTGTCCGGTGGAGAACTTCAAAGATTTTCTGTTCTGAGATCTCTTAATCCAGATACTAAATTTTTAATAGCTGATGAAATGACAACAATGCTTGATGCAATCACACAAGTACAAATTTTAGAGTCCGTTTTAAAGATTGTAAAAGAAAGAAAAATGGGATTTTTACTTGTAAGTCACGATATGGATTTAGTAGAAACTATCTGCGATGACAAAATTTACTTAAAAGATATTAATCGAAATTAG
- a CDS encoding ABC transporter substrate-binding protein, giving the protein MDKKMIIIGAIIAVIVIVVAAFALMGGSHDSDPTHLTVAAHSNIKEPEAGFNPLTGWGCGHQNYNPLVQSCLFKTGENGTMEPDLATGYSISSDGKTWTVNVRNDVKFSDNSTFDAEDVAFTFNTAKETESDLDLTNLENATAVNATTVEFNLVEPRSTFIYDLRYLGIVPSDSYDNNTYGEHPIGTGPYVLDHWDKGQQAIFKINDNYYGDKPYFTQVTLLFPEESTWLELAKSGDVDVVPVATSALNQTVDGYQFYEVSAGRAQGVSFPYLNDTGDVSNASSKIGNNVTADKAIRQALNVGVNRQAMCDEIFSGHATPEYTSVDTRDYANNDSKVQDGNISEAKRILAEGGWNDTDGDGIVEKDGVKASFDLYYPPDYLDRQSLSTVFAEQAKEIGIEVKLVGADWDKIYQNMYSSAALMQQTSPDPYKSIYQQYHSKEADDFYMNPGLYNNTDSDRLMEEAMHTSDLSQADSLWAQSALVNGGGWGPAGDAPFVWLVNYDYNYFIKDGIDIGNQPDGLGNDVLINICDWTRTNSTA; this is encoded by the coding sequence ATGGATAAGAAAATGATAATTATTGGTGCAATCATTGCAGTTATTGTAATTGTTGTTGCTGCATTTGCTTTAATGGGTGGTTCTCATGACAGTGATCCAACTCATTTGACTGTAGCGGCACACAGTAATATCAAAGAACCTGAAGCGGGATTCAATCCTCTTACAGGCTGGGGATGTGGACACCAAAACTATAATCCTTTAGTACAAAGCTGTCTATTTAAGACAGGTGAAAACGGCACTATGGAGCCGGACCTAGCTACTGGTTATTCTATCAGCAGTGATGGTAAAACTTGGACTGTAAATGTAAGAAATGATGTTAAATTTTCAGATAATTCCACTTTTGATGCTGAAGATGTAGCATTCACATTCAACACTGCAAAAGAAACAGAATCAGATTTGGATTTAACCAATCTTGAAAATGCAACAGCAGTAAATGCAACTACTGTTGAATTTAATCTAGTTGAACCAAGATCAACATTCATTTATGATTTAAGGTATTTAGGTATTGTTCCTTCTGATTCATATGACAATAATACTTATGGCGAACACCCAATCGGTACCGGACCTTATGTATTGGACCATTGGGATAAAGGTCAACAAGCAATATTCAAAATAAATGATAATTATTATGGTGATAAACCATACTTTACACAGGTAACATTATTGTTCCCTGAAGAGTCAACCTGGTTAGAACTTGCAAAATCCGGTGATGTGGATGTAGTTCCTGTAGCAACTTCCGCATTGAACCAAACTGTTGACGGATATCAATTCTATGAAGTTTCTGCTGGTAGGGCACAAGGTGTGTCCTTCCCTTATCTTAACGATACTGGTGATGTAAGTAATGCAAGTTCCAAAATAGGAAACAACGTAACTGCTGATAAAGCTATCAGACAAGCATTGAATGTCGGTGTAAACCGTCAGGCTATGTGTGATGAAATATTTTCAGGCCATGCTACTCCTGAATACACTAGTGTAGATACAAGAGATTATGCAAATAACGATTCCAAAGTTCAGGACGGAAATATAAGTGAAGCAAAAAGAATATTAGCTGAAGGCGGTTGGAATGATACTGATGGTGATGGAATTGTAGAAAAAGATGGTGTAAAAGCATCATTCGATTTATATTATCCTCCAGATTACCTTGACAGACAGTCTTTATCCACCGTATTCGCTGAACAGGCTAAAGAAATTGGAATTGAAGTAAAACTTGTTGGTGCAGACTGGGATAAAATTTATCAGAATATGTACAGCTCAGCTGCATTAATGCAACAGACTTCCCCTGACCCATACAAATCAATTTATCAACAATATCACAGTAAAGAAGCAGATGACTTCTATATGAACCCTGGTTTATATAATAACACTGATTCCGATAGATTGATGGAAGAAGCTATGCATACTAGTGATTTAAGCCAAGCTGATTCCTTATGGGCACAATCTGCACTTGTAAACGGTGGAGGTTGGGGTCCTGCTGGTGATGCACCATTTGTATGGTTAGTCAACTACGACTACAACTATTTCATTAAGGATGGTATCGATATCGGCAATCAACCTGATGGTTTAGGAAATGATGTTTTAATTAATATCTGTGATTGGACTAGAACCAACTCCACAGCTTAA
- the truA gene encoding tRNA pseudouridine(38-40) synthase TruA: MKRTALKIGYIGTNFHGFQRQPDLRTVEEELIYHLRKLDYIDDLKKSRFRIAGRTDAGVHSLGNVISFQSEKEVRVNEINNSLPDDIQILASAPVRYAFKPRYAQMRQYRYLLFDDLDIDKLKECAEIFKGTHNFTNFTKRFQKTTTRTIDDIKITKVDLDDYHKRQFPNLHDTLSPIFVDIYGESFLWNMVRKMMRVFVDVATGKMDLDEVERLLNPSEDEPRAYIKVMEAEYLILMDIQYDGIKFRYDDYACERFRRDLVSSLGDLQKRYAIRESMIKSLNDIYK; encoded by the coding sequence ATGAAACGAACAGCACTTAAAATCGGATATATTGGAACTAACTTTCATGGCTTTCAAAGACAGCCTGATTTAAGAACAGTTGAAGAGGAACTTATCTATCATTTGCGTAAGCTTGACTACATTGATGATTTGAAAAAGTCCAGATTCAGAATTGCAGGCAGAACCGATGCAGGTGTTCACAGCCTGGGAAATGTAATCAGTTTCCAGTCAGAAAAGGAAGTCAGAGTAAATGAAATCAACAATTCACTGCCTGATGATATCCAGATTTTAGCTTCAGCTCCTGTTCGATATGCATTCAAACCGAGATATGCTCAAATGAGGCAGTACCGTTATTTATTGTTCGATGATCTCGACATCGATAAGCTTAAAGAATGCGCTGAAATATTTAAAGGAACCCATAACTTTACAAATTTCACCAAACGTTTTCAAAAGACCACAACAAGAACAATAGATGATATTAAAATCACAAAGGTGGATTTGGATGACTACCACAAAAGACAGTTCCCGAATCTCCATGACACACTATCTCCTATATTTGTTGACATTTACGGTGAATCATTTTTATGGAACATGGTTCGCAAGATGATGAGAGTATTTGTTGATGTTGCAACAGGTAAAATGGATCTTGATGAAGTTGAAAGACTCCTCAATCCGTCTGAAGATGAGCCAAGAGCATATATTAAGGTCATGGAAGCTGAATACCTCATTTTGATGGATATTCAATATGATGGAATCAAATTCAGATATGATGATTATGCCTGTGAACGCTTCAGAAGAGACCTGGTCAGTTCACTGGGCGATTTGCAAAAAAGATATGCAATTCGCGAATCAATGATAAAAAGTTTAAATGATATATATAAGTAA
- a CDS encoding ABC transporter substrate-binding protein, producing the protein MDSKYIIGIVAVILIAVIAGAVLMGGSSTHRADDELVVAAYSHGGEPEAGFDPILGWNYLAEPLIQSTLLKMTPNMTYTNDLASSWEANDNFTEYTVKIKDGIKFTDNTTLDAEDVAFTYNTAATTGASELDFTSLENATVTENNTVVFKLNRPDSTFVDKFAYLGIVPSDSYNNETYGSNPVGSGPYKFVQWDKGQQVILEKNPDYYGKQPEFNKLTILFEMNDAAFNSAKNHEVDVAAVPLAYANETIEGYNMSLLDTIDVRGLSLPVVNNTGNTTEEGNPIGNNVTADKAIREALNYGINRTAIAQGALNGFGYPNFDGIAHQLPWANDEVNNISDGDVERAKQILKDGGWEDTNGDGIVEKNGTKASIQVFYSSDATERQAIAVTIAEQAKEFGIEVNATGSNWDEMGSHVNSDPIVWGWGSTDPSTMYNQYYSELIGQGYSNPASINNSAVDAHIDNAMSMDRESSYSEWSAVSWDGSNGISPLGDASWLWVGEIKYGYFVDQSLDISEETALLQPHGGDIFSNIYDWHRVSSIEQ; encoded by the coding sequence ATGGATAGCAAATACATTATTGGAATAGTAGCTGTAATTTTAATAGCTGTAATTGCTGGAGCGGTCCTCATGGGAGGATCATCCACACACAGAGCTGACGACGAACTCGTAGTTGCTGCTTATAGTCACGGGGGAGAACCTGAAGCTGGTTTTGACCCTATACTTGGGTGGAACTACTTAGCAGAACCTTTAATTCAATCAACATTATTGAAAATGACACCAAACATGACTTATACAAATGATTTGGCCTCAAGTTGGGAAGCAAATGACAACTTTACAGAATATACTGTAAAAATCAAAGATGGAATTAAATTCACAGACAATACCACATTAGATGCGGAAGACGTAGCATTTACATATAACACCGCTGCAACAACTGGAGCAAGTGAATTAGATTTCACCAGTTTAGAAAATGCTACAGTAACCGAAAATAATACTGTAGTATTCAAATTAAACAGACCAGACTCTACTTTTGTAGATAAGTTCGCATACTTAGGTATTGTACCATCAGATTCCTACAATAACGAAACCTATGGATCAAATCCTGTAGGTTCAGGACCATATAAATTTGTACAATGGGATAAAGGTCAACAAGTAATTCTTGAGAAAAACCCTGATTACTATGGAAAACAACCAGAATTTAATAAATTAACCATTCTTTTCGAAATGAATGATGCTGCATTTAATTCTGCTAAAAATCATGAAGTAGATGTTGCTGCAGTACCATTAGCATATGCTAATGAAACCATTGAAGGTTACAATATGAGCTTACTCGACACTATTGATGTAAGAGGATTATCCTTACCAGTAGTTAACAATACTGGAAATACCACTGAAGAAGGTAATCCTATTGGTAACAATGTAACTGCAGATAAAGCAATAAGAGAAGCATTAAACTATGGTATTAACAGAACTGCTATTGCTCAAGGAGCATTAAACGGATTCGGATACCCTAACTTCGACGGTATTGCTCATCAATTACCTTGGGCAAATGATGAAGTAAACAATATTTCCGACGGTGATGTTGAAAGAGCTAAACAAATCTTAAAAGACGGAGGATGGGAAGACACTAACGGTGATGGAATCGTAGAGAAAAACGGTACCAAAGCATCCATACAAGTATTTTACTCCTCTGATGCAACAGAAAGACAAGCTATTGCTGTGACTATTGCTGAACAAGCAAAAGAATTTGGTATTGAAGTTAATGCAACTGGTTCCAACTGGGATGAAATGGGATCACATGTTAACAGCGACCCTATAGTATGGGGTTGGGGTTCAACTGATCCATCTACCATGTACAACCAATACTACAGCGAACTCATAGGCCAAGGTTACAGTAACCCTGCTTCCATAAACAACAGTGCTGTTGATGCACACATTGATAATGCTATGTCCATGGACCGTGAATCATCTTACAGCGAATGGTCTGCTGTATCATGGGACGGAAGTAATGGTATTTCACCATTAGGCGACGCATCATGGTTATGGGTAGGTGAAATCAAATACGGTTACTTCGTAGATCAAAGCTTAGATATCTCTGAAGAGACTGCTCTCCTACAGCCTCACGGTGGAGACATCTTCTCTAACATTTACGACTGGCATCGTGTTTCTTCAATAGAACAATAG
- a CDS encoding ABC transporter permease, with product MVVVAIFSFILLDLSPINSVNTYLRGAAVSEAQRAILESYFGMNVPLPTKIFHWLMDLVQGNLGTSLIYRAPVIDVIIDKFTASIVLMAISWILSGIFGFALGVVAGKNKGSWIDKAVKVYCYAIQSAPSFWVGMLILMVFAVYLGWFPIGFGVPIGVSSTDATFTEWASRLVLPTLTLSLVGLAPIAMYTRNELIQVLSSDYVLFAKSRGEKGWNLIKNHGIRNILLPAITLQFLSFSELFGGAVLVEQVFSYPGIGQTAVAAGLQSDVPLFLGIVLFSAVFVFVGNLLADLSYYLIDPRIKESEFSD from the coding sequence ATGGTTGTAGTAGCTATTTTTAGTTTTATATTATTAGATTTATCCCCTATTAATTCGGTTAACACTTATTTAAGAGGAGCAGCTGTTTCAGAAGCTCAAAGAGCAATATTGGAAAGTTATTTTGGTATGAATGTTCCATTGCCTACTAAAATATTTCATTGGCTGATGGATTTAGTTCAGGGGAATTTAGGAACTTCCTTGATTTATCGTGCTCCGGTTATTGATGTTATTATTGATAAATTCACTGCTTCTATTGTGCTTATGGCAATTTCCTGGATTTTAAGTGGAATATTTGGTTTTGCATTAGGAGTAGTTGCTGGAAAAAATAAAGGGTCCTGGATTGACAAAGCAGTTAAGGTATACTGTTATGCAATTCAATCAGCCCCATCCTTTTGGGTAGGAATGCTTATTTTAATGGTGTTTGCTGTTTATTTAGGATGGTTCCCAATTGGTTTTGGTGTACCTATCGGTGTCAGCAGTACTGATGCCACATTTACTGAATGGGCATCCCGGCTGGTTCTTCCGACATTAACATTAAGTCTGGTCGGTCTAGCACCGATTGCTATGTATACCCGAAATGAATTAATTCAAGTTTTATCTTCTGATTATGTTTTATTTGCAAAATCAAGAGGTGAAAAAGGATGGAATTTGATAAAAAATCATGGAATAAGAAATATTTTGCTTCCAGCAATAACATTGCAATTTTTATCATTCAGTGAATTGTTTGGCGGGGCTGTTTTGGTAGAACAGGTATTTTCTTATCCTGGAATAGGTCAGACAGCTGTTGCAGCAGGTCTTCAAAGTGATGTGCCGTTATTTTTAGGAATTGTTCTTTTCAGTGCGGTATTTGTATTTGTAGGTAACTTGCTTGCGGATCTTTCATATTACTTGATTGACCCAAGAATAAAGGAGAGTGAGTTCAGTGATTAG
- a CDS encoding 4Fe-4S double cluster binding domain-containing protein, whose translation MTVKYWLMNLSLELRNYLISEGATEAGFADITDFTPKKGLNTGVIFYITYPKEIIRNMQNAPTQEYVDELVSLNTRLDELGIKCEEYLISKGYNAYAQTKKRLGTDFGEFNSFELPHKTIATRAGLGWIGKSALFTTKKYGSALRLSSVLTDAPLKIGTPVIKSKCGKCRECRDACLGGAISGKEWNYKLKRNEFYDDKKCEKYALKVSEKNLGKADTVCGKCIYACPHTQKYIKKL comes from the coding sequence ATGACCGTTAAATATTGGCTTATGAATTTATCTCTTGAACTAAGAAATTATTTAATATCCGAAGGGGCAACAGAAGCCGGTTTTGCAGATATAACCGATTTCACACCAAAAAAAGGACTTAACACAGGAGTAATATTTTACATTACTTACCCCAAAGAGATAATACGAAATATGCAGAATGCACCTACACAAGAATATGTAGACGAATTAGTCAGTTTGAACACAAGATTAGACGAATTAGGAATAAAATGTGAAGAATATCTAATATCAAAGGGCTATAATGCATATGCACAAACAAAAAAAAGATTAGGAACAGATTTTGGTGAATTTAATTCATTTGAATTACCTCACAAGACCATTGCAACACGTGCAGGCCTTGGCTGGATTGGCAAATCCGCATTATTCACAACAAAAAAATACGGATCAGCTTTAAGATTATCATCAGTTTTAACAGATGCTCCTTTAAAGATTGGAACCCCTGTAATTAAATCCAAATGCGGAAAATGTAGGGAATGTAGGGACGCATGTCTCGGAGGAGCCATAAGCGGAAAAGAATGGAATTACAAACTTAAACGCAATGAATTTTATGACGATAAGAAATGTGAAAAATATGCATTGAAAGTTTCTGAGAAAAATTTAGGAAAAGCAGATACGGTATGCGGAAAATGCATCTATGCATGTCCACATACACAAAAATATATCAAAAAATTATAA
- a CDS encoding GNAT family N-acetyltransferase, whose product MNVIIKPLSNDSKQIRDVQEFLFKMIKKEFGYDYVPEWHEDIIKMDDYYINPERNNFYVAYYESGEIIGTIGIRSYDKDFPEFRHLYSRHATSSIWRLFVDEKYRRCGLASKLFSIAENFANESDYENIYLHTHKTLNGALKFWTKMGFVVVLDANDELETVHMDKTIQGLEINPLANDFRYAVKL is encoded by the coding sequence ATGAATGTTATTATTAAACCTTTAAGCAACGATTCAAAACAGATTAGGGATGTTCAAGAATTTTTGTTTAAAATGATTAAAAAAGAATTTGGATATGATTATGTTCCTGAATGGCATGAAGACATTATAAAAATGGATGATTATTACATCAATCCTGAAAGGAATAATTTTTATGTCGCCTATTATGAATCCGGTGAAATAATCGGGACAATTGGTATTAGGTCTTATGATAAAGATTTTCCAGAGTTTAGACATTTGTACTCTAGACATGCAACATCAAGCATTTGGAGATTGTTTGTCGATGAAAAATATCGCAGATGTGGTTTAGCATCAAAATTATTCAGTATTGCAGAAAATTTTGCCAATGAATCTGATTATGAAAATATTTATCTGCATACTCATAAAACCTTAAATGGTGCTTTGAAATTCTGGACAAAAATGGGTTTTGTTGTTGTTTTGGATGCAAATGATGAGTTAGAAACAGTTCATATGGATAAAACTATTCAGGGATTAGAAATTAATCCGTTAGCGAATGATTTTCGCTATGCTGTAAAATTATAA
- a CDS encoding ABC transporter ATP-binding protein, translated as MEKLLEVKNVSISFIQYTQGLNQRDLKVITDLTLDISEGEILAVLGSSGSGKSLLAHAIFGILPENANLNGKIKFKGKELSQKDKEEIRGKDMVLVPQSVNFLDPLMKISDQAIGQTENDAEKKEKKQKQREIFEHYNLGPEVDEMYPFQLSGGMARRVLVSTALLSNPKLVVADEPTPGLDEKTVQETLNHFKHMKDDNIGVLLITHDIHAALEVADRIGIFYSGYVIEIAENKDFSGNGENLLHPYTKALYKALPANGFELTKGHQPLHGEIPDGCPYYDRCEMRFDRCKQERPELIDLGNKKVRCFKYEEGE; from the coding sequence ATGGAAAAATTATTAGAAGTTAAAAACGTTTCGATTTCATTTATACAATACACACAAGGTTTAAATCAAAGAGACCTGAAAGTTATCACTGATTTAACATTAGACATCTCCGAAGGTGAAATTTTAGCAGTATTAGGTTCAAGCGGATCTGGAAAAAGTCTACTTGCACATGCAATATTCGGAATTTTACCAGAAAATGCAAATTTAAACGGAAAAATAAAATTCAAAGGAAAAGAATTATCTCAAAAAGATAAAGAAGAAATCAGAGGAAAAGATATGGTGCTGGTGCCCCAATCCGTAAATTTCCTTGATCCACTAATGAAAATATCCGACCAAGCAATCGGACAAACAGAAAACGATGCTGAAAAAAAAGAGAAAAAACAAAAACAAAGAGAAATCTTTGAACATTATAATCTTGGACCAGAAGTAGATGAAATGTACCCTTTCCAACTTTCAGGAGGAATGGCTAGAAGAGTACTGGTATCAACAGCACTACTATCAAATCCGAAACTGGTAGTTGCAGACGAACCAACCCCTGGACTCGATGAAAAAACAGTCCAAGAAACCCTAAACCATTTCAAACACATGAAAGACGACAATATTGGTGTTTTATTAATCACACACGACATTCATGCAGCACTGGAAGTAGCGGATAGAATCGGAATCTTTTACTCAGGATATGTAATCGAAATTGCAGAAAACAAAGACTTTTCAGGAAATGGGGAAAATCTGCTACACCCTTACACAAAAGCACTGTACAAAGCACTTCCTGCAAACGGATTTGAACTAACAAAAGGCCATCAACCACTACACGGAGAAATACCTGACGGATGCCCGTACTATGACAGATGTGAAATGCGATTTGACAGATGCAAACAGGAAAGACCTGAATTAATAGATTTAGGAAATAAAAAAGTCAGATGTTTTAAATATGAAGAAGGTGAATAA
- a CDS encoding GNAT family N-acetyltransferase, whose translation MGYVIKEVRDNNREICDVKDFLYDQIKKEYGIGPTPEFHYDIEGIREYYILPKCNNFFMVFDGEKIIATAAIRAYDKDYELFKGKYTKKDTASIWRLMVDENYRRHGLARRLVNKMEEFAKDAGYSRIYLHTHRYLDAALPFWKSMGYKVTIEEDDYDETTHMIKEIT comes from the coding sequence ATGGGATATGTTATAAAAGAAGTTAGAGATAATAATCGTGAGATTTGTGATGTAAAAGATTTTTTATATGATCAGATTAAAAAGGAATATGGAATTGGCCCTACTCCTGAATTTCATTATGATATTGAGGGGATTAGGGAATATTATATTTTGCCAAAGTGTAACAATTTTTTTATGGTTTTTGATGGTGAAAAAATAATTGCCACTGCAGCGATAAGGGCATATGATAAGGATTATGAGTTGTTTAAAGGCAAATACACAAAAAAAGATACTGCAAGTATCTGGAGGCTTATGGTCGATGAAAACTACCGGCGTCATGGTCTTGCCCGCAGGCTTGTAAATAAGATGGAAGAGTTTGCAAAAGATGCAGGTTATAGCAGAATTTACTTACATACTCATAGGTATCTCGATGCTGCTTTGCCATTCTGGAAATCTATGGGCTATAAAGTAACCATTGAAGAAGATGACTACGATGAAACAACCCATATGATTAAAGAAATTACTTAA
- a CDS encoding nicotianamine synthase family protein, which produces MSCYKYWGKLEEISNKLSSYGDLDKYGNSKLDEINIDEIIDILDEVEIIAHDKEIDFDSAKHILDDEKMNKALKLIRKFYVYIGARLETENALKILESDNPNETLDSFHFYERYIGLIENESQLAKFNDEKTFVFLGSGPLPLTLIMFNKVFKCKCIGIEQDANVAELSKKVLRKLDLEDEIEIVVGNETVIKDLKYDILMVAALAEPKERVFSNIWTYVDEKTPVIYRTYTGMRAILYSPVLEKDIRGFHKEVMMLPSGKTNNTSVLIRKIV; this is translated from the coding sequence ATGAGCTGTTATAAATATTGGGGAAAATTAGAAGAAATTTCAAATAAATTATCTTCTTATGGTGATTTAGACAAATACGGAAATTCAAAATTAGATGAAATAAATATTGATGAAATAATTGATATTTTAGACGAAGTTGAAATTATTGCACACGATAAAGAAATTGACTTTGATTCTGCTAAACACATCTTAGATGATGAAAAAATGAATAAAGCATTGAAGTTAATTAGAAAATTCTATGTATACATAGGCGCTAGATTAGAAACTGAAAATGCATTGAAAATTCTGGAATCAGATAATCCTAATGAAACTCTTGATTCATTTCATTTTTATGAAAGGTATATTGGACTAATTGAAAATGAAAGCCAACTTGCTAAATTCAATGATGAAAAAACATTTGTATTTTTAGGATCCGGACCATTGCCATTGACACTAATCATGTTTAATAAAGTATTCAAATGCAAATGCATTGGAATTGAGCAGGACGCAAATGTAGCAGAATTATCAAAGAAAGTTTTAAGGAAATTAGATCTTGAAGATGAAATTGAAATTGTCGTTGGTAATGAAACAGTTATAAAAGATTTGAAATATGATATTTTAATGGTTGCAGCATTAGCCGAACCGAAAGAAAGAGTCTTTTCAAATATCTGGACATATGTCGATGAAAAAACACCTGTCATATACAGAACTTACACTGGAATGAGAGCTATATTGTATTCACCAGTGCTTGAAAAAGATATACGAGGTTTTCACAAAGAAGTTATGATGTTGCCTTCAGGAAAAACCAACAACACATCTGTTTTAATCAGAAAAATAGTATAA